The Diceros bicornis minor isolate mBicDic1 chromosome 24, mDicBic1.mat.cur, whole genome shotgun sequence region ACCTGGCACCTGCAGAACAAGATGACAGCCTACCAGAGCTGTCAGCCACACACAAGGAAACGTGTCTGGATTAGGAGTTCTCGCCAGTGACACTTAACACCACTTGCTCACCCTTTACTGACACTTAACCTCCAAGGTGCCACCAGTGTGCCTTCATAGAGATCCCCAAAGGACTGAGAAGCTTGAGTACTGTTTATTCATTATTTCCAGAAAGGATTTGAGGTGACTTGCCATGAAGGGCCCACAAATAAAACTGTTCAAGTGAGAATAAAGATAAGACCCAAgtgaggaaaagaacagaaattgTTGTAGAGAAAACCTAGGCCAAGACTAGGTGCTGCAACCGAGCCCAGCATTTAGTCCTGGGCCTCCTGGCGCTGAGGCAAAAAGGTCAACAAGTTATGTAACTTGGTAATTACAGAATATTAAGTCTAAAAGGGCATTACAGCTAGCGGACCTCTGCTTAAGTTTCAGAATGAAGACTGGCTGTATATTCTGTTTGCAGCATCGACCTGTTGCCTAAGAGAAGATATTGAGGCCGTAATCTTTGTGGATGATACAGAGCTTGGCCCTAGGCTGGCCTGGCTCTCAGTGACTTAAGGACAGACGCAGAGGAGGATCTTTTCTAAAACTCCAATCACAAAGGGAAGGCACTCATCAGACCGCCTGGGACCCAATTACATGATCTTACCTCAAAGTCATTTCCCTTGTTATAGTGCGTATTGAGAGCTCGAAAAAGTTCTGAGTCGCGGAGAACCATCAGCATCTTGGGATTTGTGACACCATCTGAAATCGCTTGCCGGGCAAATTTCTCCATTTGGATGTAATAAAACTCACGAAAGTTGCTGAACCACTTGATCATCTGGGAGATGATGCAGCGGTTGAACTGTACAAACAAGGGGTCCATCAAGTCAGACATTTTCCGTGAGGTACTCAAACTCAGAACTGTCAGCTTCCAGTTCAACATAGGGGTTAATAAGAATGGCTTCAACCAACATTAAAAAGGacttcctttaaaaaagaagCCATGGCTGTTTTCCAAGCCTATTCACTCATACACAGAAAAATCTGAGCTGGCTCTCATGCCCATtagaaaataattgttttttgaTATACTAGATTTATGAAGGTTTTTTACCCACAGAAAGCTTTCCGTGGTGTCTAAGTGTGACTTTGGGAGGGTCCAGGGTCAAGGCCAGTGTGGTACCAGCTTCTGCTGCACCCAGGCAGATTGCATGGCAGCCCCGGAGCCTTCTGCCGGGTAAAGGGCCAAGGGAAGGGGTGAGAGTGTAGATCAGAGAGCAGTTTAGTGGCAACTTGGAGTTGCAGAATGAAGCAAAGGCAGAGCTTGGTGCAGGGATCAACCAAGCAACTGAATATGAGGGAAAGACCTGGAAAATGCAAAGGAATGATATAGATATAAAGTATTaatagccctaacccaacacgtAGGGTAAAGGGGGCCCCTAGAAACTTTTTTTATGGGAACAGGCAAGGTCTGGTTCCAACCATGAGAGCTTGGTTTTCCTTATAGTCACTCTTGATCTGTATGCACCTTCACTCAGTTTTGAAACACAGCAATTTGAATGTCAATTTGACAGTGTCCGACCCTTtatatgttctttatttttcatagtgtccccagcagagagagaaCACTAGGCCAAAGACGGCATTTACTAAgggttctccctccctccccatgtGTTTCTGGGTATTTCTACagctcaaaaacttaaaaattcaaatacCCGACCTTCCTAGCCCAAAGTTATTCATGATTATCCAGGCAGAGTCTCAGCCCAGACTGGAAATTGCACGAGTCCACCAACAACATGAAGGGGAGTAACGCGCATGTATGAGGACCTTGGACTTGCCTCACGCCAGGCAAACCGCCTGCCACTTGGGAGTTGTGCAGAGGCAGAACCTCAATTGAATCACTTTACCTGCACGTCAGGGAAATAAGCCTTCAGGAGGTTGGAGCTGGGGTAGCGTGTGAAGAAAAACATTAGCTTGGCCTTCTTCAAGTGACCAGGGTTGAGCCCCTCCTGGATTTATCCCAGCGTCAAGGAAAACCAAcaccagtttatcaattttatcaaaTTATCCAGTGAATTGTCCTGTTCCTTATGgtttctattctattttctttttttctgggtgaATGGTGTATTCGCTCCATTTTTCTGTCTCTAGCAAGTCTGAGCAGATGAGCTTTTTCTTTCTGGATGCTGAATACCATATATGTATAGTAAagttgcaaaatttaaaaaccctTTAAATGTGTAAAAGTTCTGTGGCATCTAGGATATCAAACACAGTTCattgtactttgtgtgtgtgtgctgtctgAATAGGATGGGGAGAGATGGCAGCTCTGTCCCAGATAAACCATGTCTAAACTCCAAGTAGagctttccttccctctctgcctcagtttcctcatctgtaaagagaGAGGAGTTGCCCAGGTGGTCCCCATTCTGGCTCTCATCATTGCCTTTGCAGTATTTAAGCCAACAATCGTCTACCCAGACTGAGGATCAGATCACAGTTTGCTTTGGCTCAAAAAGCTTGAACTGCTGGGCTGCACCTGCTCCCCATTCGCCCGGCAGAACTTTCCCTCATCTTTCCTGCCTCAGCTGAGATGCTCCCgccatgaaacctttccttgCCGAGTTAGGCCTTCCTCACCCTGGGCTACCAAGGCTCTTTTACAAATGTCTGTTGTAGCAATGACTTTATTGGAATTTTTACTGCATGTGTGTTTCCCCatttagactgtgagctccctgagggcaaggaCCTTATCTTTTCATCTTGTATTCCACATGCCTGGCCCAGTGCtaggtacatagtaggtgctcaataaatgtacattggatgaaggaatgagtgagtgaTTAAATGGTCCACCTTAGACACAAATACAAAAATTACATTCCGACCCATCCCTCACTCGGAACAGATTCCTTCGCCTTTTACAAGGGCGGGGAGCTGTGGGGTGACTGCCTAGTaccagggagggaggggaatgcAAGAACACTCAGCATCCCAGGGGCAATCCTCAGGCTGGAGGAGAAGCACTGTACAGAGTAACCTTGGAGCTCAGGGCTGAGAGCTGCAGCTTTAGGACAATTAAGACTCTCAGTGGGACATATCAGTTTAGCCAAAAGAAACCAAACCATCTGATTACAGTTACAGCTGGCCCTGGCACCCAGGCTGCTACCCAGAGGAGCCCAGCCCCTACCTCAGTGGCCCTACTTCTTATCCTTCTTACAGGTTCATAAATGCTGTAGAAAGAATCCTGGGTTTGGGAGTCCAAAGACCCAGTTTTAGATACTGATTTTACCACTtgctatctgtgtgaccttgggcaagccactgaccttctctgggcctcatctctaaaatgtagAGTGTAGTGGTTAAAGCTTGTGCTTGGCAGTCAGATTCTGTGTTTAAATCCTGCtctgcatgtgtctgtctcatgactttgggcaagttagttTGCTTTTCTGGCCCTGCCACTTGGATACCTGATCTAGAATGGGTGCTTGAGGATTGTGAGGTAACATAGGCCCACAACCCCTTATCTGAAACTCTGGGCCAAATGGGGTTCAGATTTcagaatttctgttattttataaCAGTAATATGGTATGTGAGCCATATGTTAGTTAACGCCCGGGGTGGGGCTATGGCAGCAGCCTGTAATTCGATACATTAATATTCCCACAGCAAGAGGGATGACTGTTTGCACTAAGTGGGATAGTCTATAAATAGCCTCCAATCAATGCAGGTCAGCTTTTACCACCAAAAAAGTTCCCATCATCCTTAAGAAAAGAAATCATAGGGATTTTCAGAGCGTTTGAGTTTCAGAATTGTAGCCAAGTGGTGGTGGGCATGTCCGTGTGAACGGCTGGTAGTGGTGCCTGCAGCAGAGAAAGTGCACAGCAAATGCCACCCTCACTACTCTCCCATCGTCCCACCTGCTCTACCTGTTTCACGGGCATGTTGTGTGAATGTGCAAGTTCTTTTGCACTTCAAAGCAGCTTGCTCTTAGGTGGTTTTCATGGCCCACAGAACAAATCTCTAAAGCCCGAATATAGGCAGCAGGAATGAGGGAACAGTTGGGGGGCCAGGATGCTGTCTGGGGACCCCAAATCATTCCGAAGGTTGCCAAGCACCTCACCCATGCAGCCAGGCCCAGCAGATGCGCCCTGAAACCTCCTGAAGCTCTCTGAGCCCAGTCCTCATTTCACGGGCCGGGGCCAGGCACACAATAGGTGCCTGAGAAATATCAGCATGCCCCTCCCAAGGAAAGCACAGCAGAGAATCTCTGGGGACTGAGTTCTTGGGGTTCTTCCACCACTGCCTGACTTGAACAGGGAGTCTTAACCAGGGGCCTTTTATTAAAGGCATGGACAGGTAGCCTTTCTCACACAGGGCAACCGCTTGATTAGAAAATCTGTGTTGATATCTCTATACCTCCAAGAAGACTCCCTAGCACCTGAAGAGGCAATAGTGGCAGGTGAGGTGTTCTTAGCTTTGGTTTTACAGTTGCTCACTGCCTGCAAGGAAAGCGGCCGGCAGTGCCTGAGCTTTTCCAACCTGTGACCAGCAGGGGGCGCTCATAGCATTTAGGACACAAGAGCCGGCCCTGGTGTGGCGGTAAGCTGGTCCCAGCGCGTCCTGCCATCCTCACTACAGCTTGCCAGGCAGCGGGCACAACTATTCACACCTAGATATATGACTCCAGAGACACATTGACCTGTGGAAACTGGATCAAAGACTGCCCGGGAGAAGCAGCTGTGTGAGCTCAGCTCGCTAAAAAAGCAACATCCAAAATATGTTGTCAGGAACTTTAGTTCTACGAGATGCTTGTTGGAAGAGGGTTCTTTGGTCATATGAGTTTGGGGCTGCATACATTCTCCTCTTAGAGCTTCACATTGGATTTCAGCATGTTAAGGTCTCTGAGAAGTCCCACAGTAAAGAAACTAACCCAGTATTTACCCaaactgcttttttccccctaattcaACAACTATTAATATCCTGAGGGAGGGTGACACTGGGAAACACTATTTAAGAGAGTGGGGTCTGCCTAACAGTTGCAAAGATGATGCGATAAGATCCAGACCCCTGCAGACCAGCCTGGGCCCCTCAGCTTTCCCCACGAGGGCCTCCTTTCCCTCCATGGCCCAACCCCTAGGCTCTAGTCCTCTCAGCTGCAGCTTAGAAGCTGTTCCTTAAACTAACAGCTTCTTATCCCTTCCAGCTGCCGCTCAGATCTAGTCCCTGAGGAAAACTTCCCCTTTCCCATCTGCCCCAGGAGTTTCTGGTCCCTCCTATCTTCCCCATGAATTACCTGGACAGTGTAGGCTTTCCCCGGGGAGCCAAGAGGTTGGAGGAGCCGTGCTTCAGATGAGCTCACTCCTCTGACCCTCTCTGCCAATGTGTGTGGGCAGCCGACAACCAAATGATGGGGTTTCTCCTTCCAGAGGGTGTTTATGGTGTTTGGGAAGCCCATTtgagtttaaaaacaaacaaataaaactcttTCAGACCCAAAGGAATAAGTCAGTAGCGGTAGAATCTGTGTCACATAAGAAGGTAAAGAAACCTTCCCAGCATCCTTAAATCCCAGAGTGTGGTCACCACCTCTTCAGGAACCTAATAACTGGGAGCCACAGGGAAGGAAGGCCTAGAAGCAACATTAAGACCATCGGGAAAGCAAAGCTATTCCCTATGCCATGTAGTTGTTTGTCCCCACCTCCCCTCAGCTTCCAGGTCTCCTGTTTCTCTGGGCGGTGACAATGAGAACTTCAATTACTAGTAAAGGATATGTggacagaaggaaaaggaagtgCATCCGTGACAGCCTGCAGGCCACCCTGCTCCATCTTCACCGAGGGAAGAAGGGGCAGTCTTTCCACACGGGTGGAAGTGAAGGGCAGCGGGTACTGCTGCCGGCTCAAAACCGACGGTCGCAGTTTCACAGCGCCCCAAGGTTGCAGGGCAGACTCTGAGGAGGGGTGACTTTGGGAAGATGAGTCCTGGGGAAGACAGCTGCTCCAGTGACCGTTGGGTCCATGACCCAGAAGCTGGCTAAgaatctgattttcctggatGTGGGAAGGCACAGTCAAGGGACAGTTTGCTGGAGGACCCTGATAGGGTTTGGGGATCATTCTTGGAGAGACAGGGTACCTAGGAGAATCTAGAGGCTTGACCAGTGATAAGTTTCCCAATGGGACCCCAGCCTGTGGCTGAGCCCTCCTGGGCAAGGCAGCCAGAGGAAGTGGATCTTTACAGGCACCTCCGTCAGGAGGTGAGGGCTCACTTTTACTCTCTGGCACCAGCCCCTGGAAGCTTCTGCCCAGCTGAGTTAGGTGGCCTGATGGATCCAATAGCACCTTTTGTAATACTGAGTCCACAGCCTGAGACACTGCCCCCGTCAATTCTTTCCTCAGACTCTCCAGCAAAGCCCGTGCTGCCGAACGAAGGAACCTGGGTTCCTCAGACTGGTATTCGACCTCAGACACTCTGTGTTTTTCCACCCCGGAGAGGTCCCCACTGGAAACCTGGTGGTGGTCACTGTCCATAGCCCAGGGCCTAGACCCGCAGCCATTTTTCTGCTTTACACTCAGAGGGCCCCTCCCCTTCTCAGAGCCTCCTGGGCCCTGAGCGGTGTCCCGGAGCTCGGCAGCCTGTAGGATGTGCTCCTGCAGATGTCTCAGCTGTTGCTTCAGCAGATGAAGCTGTTCTCTCACCCGAGGGCCCCCCTTCCTGCTACCGTGGCCCCTGGCTGGGCCAGACTTCAGAGGGCCTTGCTGCacgggaaggctctgcttcctctTCCGCTCCTGGGCCCTCCCTGGGCAGCACAAGCTGTCCCTGGCTCGAACATTGCCCGGCACCAGAGGGTCAGGGGAGAGGCACATGCCTCGGACGATGGTCTCCACTCTGGCCCTCTTTGCTTGGATGTGCTCATCCCAAAACCA contains the following coding sequences:
- the PROX2 gene encoding prospero homeobox protein 2, with translation MDPHSGLLSPLSRACSHLAEICMEGERSPSPQEQGSDSPFPWSLVPDSSLADPDWFWDEHIQAKRARVETIVRGMCLSPDPLVPGNVRARDSLCCPGRAQERKRKQSLPVQQGPLKSGPARGHGSRKGGPRVREQLHLLKQQLRHLQEHILQAAELRDTAQGPGGSEKGRGPLSVKQKNGCGSRPWAMDSDHHQVSSGDLSGVEKHRVSEVEYQSEEPRFLRSAARALLESLRKELTGAVSQAVDSVLQKVLLDPSGHLTQLGRSFQGLVPESKSEPSPPDGGACKDPLPLAALPRRAQPQAGVPLGNLSLVKPLDSPRYPVSPRMIPKPYQGPPANCPLTVPSHIQENQILSQLLGHGPNGHWSSCLPQDSSSQSHPSSESALQPWGAVKLRPSVLSRQQYPLPFTSTRVERLPLLPSVKMEQGGLQAVTDALPFPSVHIQEGLNPGHLKKAKLMFFFTRYPSSNLLKAYFPDVQFNRCIISQMIKWFSNFREFYYIQMEKFARQAISDGVTNPKMLMVLRDSELFRALNTHYNKGNDFEVPDCFLEIASLTLQEFFRAVSTGKDSDPSWKKPIYKIISKLDSDIPEIFKSSSYPQELFRN